The following proteins are co-located in the Paenibacillus sp. FSL H8-0079 genome:
- a CDS encoding DNA alkylation repair protein: MNMEEVMQELEALGKKRTKKIYISNGAHEPLFGVATGAMKPIAKRIKKDQPLAEQLYATGNYDAMYFAGVIADPKVMTPADFDRWIDAAYFYMISDFIVAVTLAETDIAQEVADAWIASGDELRMSAGWSCYCWLLGSRKDAEFAENKMMEMLEQVKKTIHQSPERTKYSMNNFLYTVATSYQPLHDLAVETAKAVGPVEVNKDKPKSKLLNAYENIQKAVDAGRTGFKRKYVRC; this comes from the coding sequence ATGAACATGGAAGAGGTTATGCAAGAGCTTGAGGCGCTCGGCAAAAAACGAACGAAAAAAATCTATATCTCCAATGGTGCGCATGAACCGCTATTTGGCGTAGCAACCGGGGCGATGAAACCTATCGCGAAGCGGATCAAAAAGGATCAACCTTTGGCGGAGCAATTATACGCGACGGGGAATTATGATGCGATGTACTTTGCGGGCGTGATTGCCGATCCCAAAGTGATGACGCCAGCCGATTTCGATCGTTGGATTGATGCAGCGTATTTTTACATGATCTCTGACTTCATCGTTGCTGTGACGTTAGCCGAGACAGACATTGCGCAAGAGGTTGCCGATGCGTGGATTGCTAGTGGGGATGAACTGAGAATGTCAGCGGGATGGAGCTGTTACTGCTGGCTGCTTGGAAGCCGAAAGGATGCTGAGTTTGCCGAAAATAAAATGATGGAGATGCTGGAACAGGTGAAAAAGACCATTCACCAATCTCCGGAACGAACGAAATATTCGATGAACAATTTCCTATATACTGTCGCTACATCCTATCAACCTTTGCACGATCTGGCGGTAGAGACGGCCAAGGCCGTTGGCCCTGTTGAAGTAAATAAGGACAAGCCCAAGAGCAAGCTGCTGAATGCCTACGAGAATATCCAAAAGGCAGTGGATGCAGGGCGGACGGGGTTCAAGCGCAAATATGTAAGGTGTTAG
- a CDS encoding DUF4317 domain-containing protein, with protein MNKKEVAHIRKQFKLDHDLLNIYDILNVYITKETNEVYHWERHPFELVDREKQELYMGNFKKLLTGDLDQKLFELKFQEAAEDPAQVLLHQALVTGDPDEWQDLMLLLVDRMLVDTKFERDMVATFVRGQYYLPTKARNEATEESEKNEVFAHPFILCSVNSTEKQRKTLLFDYVEREFKYNIIVDPIIKLSTPEQGFLYPSVTDNYSDVNRVLYCTGKSNFPDPHFVENVLNGERSVTALEERAIFEDIVKEVAGEQLDSATIAHVYEEINRVIEINEESHEEEPPKLDYKDLERVLTASGIEDLTTEKVERAFETIVDNKNYEMKATSVMPKFTSKSIKIETKVATISVSPQDLRYVKQVNYQGRRCIMIEVDEDVVIEGFTLNTEKLINE; from the coding sequence ATGAATAAAAAAGAAGTCGCGCATATACGCAAGCAGTTTAAACTCGATCACGATCTACTGAATATTTACGATATTCTCAACGTGTATATTACGAAGGAAACCAATGAGGTGTATCACTGGGAGCGTCATCCGTTCGAACTGGTGGACAGAGAGAAGCAGGAGCTGTACATGGGCAATTTCAAAAAATTGCTGACAGGTGATTTGGATCAAAAGTTGTTCGAACTGAAGTTCCAGGAAGCGGCGGAGGACCCGGCACAGGTATTGCTTCACCAGGCTCTGGTAACGGGTGATCCGGATGAATGGCAGGATCTGATGCTGCTGCTCGTGGATCGAATGTTGGTGGATACGAAGTTTGAGCGAGACATGGTAGCTACATTCGTGCGTGGACAGTATTATCTGCCGACCAAGGCTAGAAACGAAGCCACGGAGGAGAGTGAGAAGAACGAGGTGTTCGCCCATCCGTTCATTCTGTGCAGCGTGAATTCCACGGAGAAGCAGCGGAAGACGCTCTTGTTTGATTACGTGGAGAGAGAATTCAAATACAACATTATTGTCGATCCGATTATCAAATTAAGCACGCCAGAGCAAGGGTTCCTGTACCCTAGCGTGACGGACAACTACTCCGATGTGAACCGTGTTCTATATTGTACAGGGAAATCCAATTTCCCGGATCCGCATTTTGTTGAAAATGTATTGAATGGAGAAAGATCCGTAACCGCACTGGAAGAACGGGCGATCTTCGAAGATATCGTCAAGGAAGTGGCCGGTGAACAGCTCGATTCAGCCACCATTGCTCATGTGTACGAGGAGATCAACCGAGTCATTGAAATTAACGAAGAGTCCCATGAGGAAGAACCTCCGAAACTGGATTATAAAGATCTGGAACGTGTACTGACCGCAAGCGGTATAGAGGATCTGACGACGGAGAAAGTGGAACGTGCCTTCGAAACGATTGTGGACAACAAGAATTATGAAATGAAGGCGACTAGTGTTATGCCGAAGTTCACGTCCAAGTCTATTAAGATTGAAACCAAGGTTGCTACGATTTCGGTTAGCCCGCAAGACCTGAGATATGTGAAACAGGTGAACTATCAAGGCAGACGTTGTATCATGATTGAAGTGGACGAAGATGTCGTGATTGAAGGGTTTACCCTTAATACAGAAAAACTTATAAATGAATGA